Genomic DNA from Acidimicrobiales bacterium:
TGTGCTCGGTCATGTCGTCCTCCATGAGATCGTTGAGCGCTTGCACACCCGCAATGATCTCGCGGACGGCGTTGGTGGCGTACTCGACTTGTCCCAGCATCTGGTGTGCAGCCGATGACTGTTCACTCATCTCCCGGTCGATTTCTTCCTGCACGCCGGCGATGTCGTTCACCCGTTCCATCACCAGTGCCATGCGGTGATCGGAGTCGGCCATCTGGGCCTGGATCTCCGCCGTGGTGGCAGTGATCTTGTCGGTTGCATGCCGGGTCGTCTCAGCCAGGTCCTTGACCTCGTTGGCGACGACGGCGAACCCCTTGCCGGCCTCGCCGGCTCGTGCCGCTTCGATGCTGGCGTTGAGGGCGAGGAGGTTGGTGCGAGCGGCGATGTCGTCGATGAGTGCGACCAGCGTGGTGATCTCGTTGCTCTTCTCGGTGAGCTGCTCGATCGTGGCCTTCGCATCGGCGCTGAGCGAGGAGGTTTCGTGAGCGATGTCGACGACACCTCGGATGAGGTCGCTGACCTTGCTGGTGCCTTGCGTGAAGTGGCCGACGACGCCACTCACGTCGTCCATCGACGTCTGGATGCCGGCAGACGAGGTTGCGAGCCGGCTCGACTGGTTGGCCATGTCGGCCTCGATCGTTGCGCGGTGGCGGATGTCGTTCTCCTGGGCCCGCAGCAGCGAGTTGGCGATCTTGGTCTGCTGCTCGTAGGCGACCCAGTTGGCAGCGATCGATGCGATGAGCATGACCACGAAGACGACGTGGATCCCACTCCACAGCCACGGGCTCTCTTGGCCGTAGTCGGTCTTGAACACCAGCGACGGGTCGTACAGGCTCATGCCGGCGTGGTGCACGAGGGTGTAGACCACGGCGGCGAGGAACGGTCGGATGTCGACGTACAGGCCGCACAGCGACAGCACGACGAACCAGTGGAAGTGGGCTTCGGTGAGTCCGCCGGTGAAGTGCACGAGGATCGACGCAGCGGCCACCAGACCGACCGAGCTGACCGTCGACTTGATCAGTCGCGACGGTCCGGTGCGGGCGTAGAAGGCGAGGACCGCGGGTGGCAGGCTCTCGATGATGGCGTGCCACCAGGCGTAACCGGAGGCGAGGCCGATCACGAGCAGCACCGGCGTGTGGGCTGCCAGCACGATCGTGATGATGCGATGGCGCAACTCGAACTGGGCGCTCGAGATCGAGCCGCCCTTCGGGATGTTGGCCTTGATGACGGTCGAGTCCATTCTTGCAGTCTCGGCACGCTCGAGCGCTACGAAAGAGCGACGTACCGATTCGTCTGGCGAGCGGGACGTGGGTGCGACAGAGTGGCGCCATGAACGACATCCGGCCCTTCACGATCGCCGTCCCCGACGAGGTGCTCAGCGACCTCGCCGACCGACTTCGTCGCACCCGCTGGCCCGAGGCCGAGCTGGTCGACGACTGGTCCCAGGGGGTGCCGCTCGCCTACGTGCAGGAGGTGTGCGCCTACTGGGCCGACACCTATGACTGGCGGGCACGTGAGGCACGGCTCAACCGGTTCGACCACTTCATCACCGAGATCGACGGGCTCGACATCCACTTCATCCACCAGCGCTCCTCGAATCCCGACGCCACCCCCTTGGTGCTCACGCACGGGTGGCCGGGGTCGATCGTCGAGTTCGACAAGGTGATCGAACCGTTGACCGAGGCCGGGTTCCACGTGGTTGCGCCTTCACTGCCGGGCTTCGGGTTCTCGGGCAAGCCCACCAGCACCGGCTGGGGCGTCGAGAAGATCGCCGAGGTATGGGGCGAACTGATGGCCAGGTTGGGCTACGACCACTACCTCGCCCAGGGCGGTGACTGGGGTTCGGCGGTCACGGCCAACATCGGTCGCTCGCAGACCGAACACTGCGACGGTGTGCACATGACCCTCAACATGGGCGGGCGTCCGCCGGCGGGCGAGACCGAACTCGGACCCGACGAGCTGTACGCGCTCGAGCGGGCGAAGTACTACAGCGACTGGGATTCGGGCTACTCGACCCAGCAAGCCACCCGCCCCCAGACGGTCGGCTACGCCCTCGCCGATTCCCCATCGGGCCAAGCGGCCTGGATTCTCGAGAAGTTCTGGGCATGGACCGACTGTGACGGGCATCCCGAGAACGTGTTGTCGCGCGACGAGCTGCTCGACAACATCATGCTGTACTGGGCAACCTCGTCGGCCACGTCCTCGGCCCGCATCTACTGGGAGAGTTTCGGTCGGGCCAAGGACCGCCGCAACATCACGATCCCGTCGGGCTTCACGGTCTACCCCAAGGAGATCGTGCCGCCGGTCCGTCGCTGGTGCGAGGGCATGTTCACCAACATCGTGTCGTGGAACGAACGCACCAAGGGCGGCCATTTCGCCGCCTTCGAGCAGCCCGAATCGTTCGTCGACGACGTCGTGCAGTTCGCTGCCGCCGTCCGGGCTGCGACGTGAACGATCCGCTCGACGACTTCGACTGCTCGCCCTTCACCGCAGCCGGCAGCACCCGTGCGGTCTACCGCCAGGGGAGTGGGCCCGCCGTCGTCATCCTGACCGAGATGCCCGGCATCACGCCCGACGTCGCCGACTTCGCCCGGCGTGTGGTGTCGGAAGGCTTCAGCGTCACCATGCCCGACCTCTTCGGCACCCCCGGACGGCCCTTCTCGAACGGGTACGTGCTGTCCTCGATCGTCAAGGGCTGCGTGTCTCGGGAGTTCGTCGCCTTTGCTCGCGAGAAGACCTCGCCGATCACCGAATGGCTCCGGCCACTCGTCGCCGACGCACACGAGCGAGTGGGCGGTGCCGCCGTGTCGAACGGCGTGGGCGTCGTCGGAATGTGCTTCACCGGCGGCTTCGCGCTGGCGCTCACGGTCGATCCGTTGGTGCGGGTGCCGGTGATGAGCCAGCCGTCGATGCCCTTCGGGTTGACCAAACGAGGCAAGTCCGATCTCGGGCTCGACCCAGCCGACCTGGCCGTGGTCAAGGATCGTGTCGAGAGCGAAGACCTCTGCGTCGTCGGCCTGCGGTTCACGGGCGATCCATTGGTGCCGGCAGAACGCTTCGAGCGTCTACGTGCCGAGTTCGGCGAGCGCTTCGTCGCCGTCGAACTCGAGAGCGCAAACAAGCAACAGCATTCGGTGCTGGCGATCGAGTACGACCCGGCGCCAGGCAGCCCGACACGCAACGCGTACGAGCTGGTGATCGACCACTTCCGGCGCTTGGCGCCGACCTGATCAGACCAGGCGCTGCAGGATGGCGCCGACAGCGAAGCCGCCGGTGGCGATGGCGCCGGTCATGCCCAGCGTGACGCCGAAGCGACGGAGCCGCTCGGACGCGAGCAAGCTGGTCGGCTGGGTTGTCGGTGGCGAATCGATGATGAGCACGTCGTCGAACGTCTGCACGTGGTCGGTGTCGGCCAGCTGGTGCAGCGCCGCACGTGCCGCCGCCTGCAGGCGACGACCCTCCTCGGACAGGAGCGACTCGCTGACCGCCGGACGGTGATGGTCGAGCACGGCACGCGCGGCGGCCCCTCGCTCGGCCTCCGGTAGCTGGGTGGTGACATAGTCGAGATCGTCGAGGAGTGCCTGGACGGACTGGTGGGCGATGTCGTTCCGCGTCAACGCCACGCGGGTGGCGGGATCGGTCGAGTCGTCGAGACGGAGTTCTTGCACGGTTGACGAAGTTATCCAGCGGGTGCCCCCGCCGGGGGGATGCTTCCCGATTTGCTTGTTGAAGCAGGTCGGGCCAGCGCGGGAAGGGCGAAGTGGGAGAGCATCGCAATACCGAACACGACCAGGCCCACCTGGTTGCCCACCACGGCGACGATCCCGAGATGAAACGCACCGGCGACGACCACACCGACCGACCGCCCTCGCCACACCAAGACCGCAAGTACCAGCTCGACCACGATCACCCACAACGCCACGGCGGTCAGCGACCGGTCCGGAAGATCACGGGCGATCGGGAGCCCGATCACCCCGTCGGCCGTTCGGCGGAGCACGTCACCCGACAGCCACGGTGATCGCAGCTTCGACAGGGCTGCGAACACATAGACCACCGAGATCTGCGTACGCACCGTCAACCCGAGCACCCAGTGGTTCGACCATGTGAGCGTCACGAGCAGGCACAGGTTCCAGATCAGGAACGTGTGGTTGCTGTAGAGCTGCTGATCACTCACAAGCGTGAGCCCTGATGCGACGACGACCGCCGCCGCCCCCGGTCGAACCGGCCCTGCGATCAGCAGAACGGCTCCGATCAGCCAGATGATGGCGACGGCTGTCGGCAAGGTCGGCGTCGGAAGTTCGACCCCCACGATCACCACCGGCACCCGCAACCGGCCCGGCTCGATGCTGACATCGCCGACCTGGTCGACAGCGTCGATCACTGCCGCCGTACCGAGGACACGAACGAACCATCGCTCGGAGCGCATCAGCATTCGGCCGTCGTCGAGTCGGTGTCGAACGACACCGTGACCGCCGCCGCATCAGGACGAGCGCACAGATAGCGGACGAGCGCGTCGTCGAGGCGAACCTCGACCCGCGGCCGGAGCAGGAGCCGGTCGACATCGACCGCCTCGGTGCTGCCGTCCTGACCGACCACGGTCGCGGCGTAGCGACCACCACCCGAGGTGAACATCTGCCAGCCGAACGCCGACGGCCGGGGATCGCTACCCCTGAGGGCGAGCAGGAGGGCAGGAATCGCGATCTGGATCGCCACGATCAGCGAGACCAGGCGGCGGGGCCTGGTCACGTTGGTCGGCGGTACACGCCCTCGCCGGCCCAACGCCGGATCCGGATCAGGTCGATCGTGAGCAGCACCGTGTCACGCACCAGTCGGACCGAAGACGTCTCGGTGTTGCGGACCGACACCGGGATCTCGTGCAGGCTGCGGCCGTCGAGCTCGGCGATGCAGAACAGCTCGACATCGAAGCCGAATCGATCGATGCGGCACCGTCGGAACATCGACTGGGCGACATCGGACCGGAAGCCCTTGATGCCGCACTGGGTGTCGCGGAAGTGGCCGAGAAGGACGAGGTGGGTAATGGCGTTGATCACCCGGCCGCCGAGCTGGCGGATCCTTCGGGCCCTCACGAGGGTGGTGGTCTCTTCGTGTTGGCGGCTGCCAACCACGATGTCCCAGCCGGACTCCAGCTCGTTCATGATGTCGAGCACGGCCGATGGGGGATAGGCGAGGTCGGCGTCGGTGAACACTCGTGAGCGGCCGGTGGCGGCCATCATCCCGGCTCGCACAGCTGCGCCCTTGCCCTGATTGGGGTCGAGGACGACCACGGTGGCGCCGGCCGCTCGAGCCTGTTCGGCGGTGTCGTCGGGCGAGCCGTCGTCGACCACCAGGATCTCGAGGTCATCGCCGACCTCGACGCCGATCGTGCTTCGCAACTCGTTCACCGTGTCGGCGATGCGGTGACCCTCGTTGTAGGCGGGCACGACCACCGACAGGCGGACCTCACCAGGAGCCGCCGCCTGCGACACCCGCTCACCAAGCGTCTGGCGAATCTCGGTGAACAGCACCCACCGGTAGGTCAGCCACCGAGCGCCGGCGGCAAACACGATGGCGACGAGTTTCGTCGGCCACGGAGCAGCGCCGGCCCATGTCAGGAAGCTGACGATCATCACATCGAGTGCACCGGCGATGGTGGCCATCGACACGAAGGTCATCGGGTGGCGAACCCAGCGACTCTGCCGATCATTGCCGAACGTCGCGAACCGATTGGCGAGGTAGGAGAACACGGCCGCCACACTGAGCGAGACCACGTCGGCGGGAACGGCGCCGGCTCGACCCTCCAGTCCGAGGAACAATGCCAGATCGATCGCGGTCGTCAAGACCCCGATGCTCAGGAACGTTCGAAGCCGTCGTCGCACATGCGGAACCTAGCGTCTGGCGAGACGGCTAGGGTCCAGGGCGTGACGAAA
This window encodes:
- a CDS encoding methyl-accepting chemotaxis protein, with amino-acid sequence MDSTVIKANIPKGGSISSAQFELRHRIITIVLAAHTPVLLVIGLASGYAWWHAIIESLPPAVLAFYARTGPSRLIKSTVSSVGLVAAASILVHFTGGLTEAHFHWFVVLSLCGLYVDIRPFLAAVVYTLVHHAGMSLYDPSLVFKTDYGQESPWLWSGIHVVFVVMLIASIAANWVAYEQQTKIANSLLRAQENDIRHRATIEADMANQSSRLATSSAGIQTSMDDVSGVVGHFTQGTSKVSDLIRGVVDIAHETSSLSADAKATIEQLTEKSNEITTLVALIDDIAARTNLLALNASIEAARAGEAGKGFAVVANEVKDLAETTRHATDKITATTAEIQAQMADSDHRMALVMERVNDIAGVQEEIDREMSEQSSAAHQMLGQVEYATNAVREIIAGVQALNDLMEDDMTEHTATVDLSRGPQRI
- a CDS encoding epoxide hydrolase, giving the protein MNDIRPFTIAVPDEVLSDLADRLRRTRWPEAELVDDWSQGVPLAYVQEVCAYWADTYDWRAREARLNRFDHFITEIDGLDIHFIHQRSSNPDATPLVLTHGWPGSIVEFDKVIEPLTEAGFHVVAPSLPGFGFSGKPTSTGWGVEKIAEVWGELMARLGYDHYLAQGGDWGSAVTANIGRSQTEHCDGVHMTLNMGGRPPAGETELGPDELYALERAKYYSDWDSGYSTQQATRPQTVGYALADSPSGQAAWILEKFWAWTDCDGHPENVLSRDELLDNIMLYWATSSATSSARIYWESFGRAKDRRNITIPSGFTVYPKEIVPPVRRWCEGMFTNIVSWNERTKGGHFAAFEQPESFVDDVVQFAAAVRAAT
- a CDS encoding dienelactone hydrolase family protein, which gives rise to MNDPLDDFDCSPFTAAGSTRAVYRQGSGPAVVILTEMPGITPDVADFARRVVSEGFSVTMPDLFGTPGRPFSNGYVLSSIVKGCVSREFVAFAREKTSPITEWLRPLVADAHERVGGAAVSNGVGVVGMCFTGGFALALTVDPLVRVPVMSQPSMPFGLTKRGKSDLGLDPADLAVVKDRVESEDLCVVGLRFTGDPLVPAERFERLRAEFGERFVAVELESANKQQHSVLAIEYDPAPGSPTRNAYELVIDHFRRLAPT
- a CDS encoding glycosyltransferase is translated as MRRRLRTFLSIGVLTTAIDLALFLGLEGRAGAVPADVVSLSVAAVFSYLANRFATFGNDRQSRWVRHPMTFVSMATIAGALDVMIVSFLTWAGAAPWPTKLVAIVFAAGARWLTYRWVLFTEIRQTLGERVSQAAAPGEVRLSVVVPAYNEGHRIADTVNELRSTIGVEVGDDLEILVVDDGSPDDTAEQARAAGATVVVLDPNQGKGAAVRAGMMAATGRSRVFTDADLAYPPSAVLDIMNELESGWDIVVGSRQHEETTTLVRARRIRQLGGRVINAITHLVLLGHFRDTQCGIKGFRSDVAQSMFRRCRIDRFGFDVELFCIAELDGRSLHEIPVSVRNTETSSVRLVRDTVLLTIDLIRIRRWAGEGVYRRPT